A region of Desulfonauticus submarinus DNA encodes the following proteins:
- the rplD gene encoding 50S ribosomal protein L4, with amino-acid sequence MIKAKVYSQTNQEVGDIELREDVFGLEVRPELLHFVVRAHLAAKRQGTVSVKNRAKIRGGGRKPWRQKGTGRARAGTIRSPLWRGGAVIHGPQPRDYSFKVNKKVKRLALKMALSSLLKENRLKIVDKFDFPEIKTKKFVEVKNSLGLKKPLIVLQERYNNLELSARNVPGVAVLTQELLNTYDALKHSEVVIEKEAILKLQERLG; translated from the coding sequence ATGATTAAGGCAAAAGTATATTCTCAGACAAATCAGGAAGTTGGAGATATTGAGTTACGAGAGGATGTCTTCGGCCTAGAGGTTCGCCCTGAATTGCTCCATTTTGTTGTAAGGGCTCATTTGGCAGCTAAACGTCAAGGTACGGTAAGTGTTAAGAATAGAGCTAAGATACGTGGAGGGGGCCGTAAACCTTGGAGGCAAAAAGGAACAGGTAGAGCTAGAGCAGGAACAATTCGTTCTCCTTTATGGAGAGGTGGAGCAGTGATACATGGACCTCAGCCTAGAGATTATTCTTTTAAGGTAAATAAAAAGGTTAAGAGATTGGCCTTAAAGATGGCTTTAAGTTCTCTTTTAAAAGAAAATAGATTAAAAATAGTAGACAAGTTTGACTTTCCAGAAATTAAAACCAAAAAGTTTGTAGAAGTAAAAAATAGCTTGGGATTAAAAAAACCCTTGATTGTTTTGCAAGAAAGGTATAACAACCTTGAGCTTTCTGCTCGTAATGTTCCTGGGGTGGCAGTTTTAACTCAGGAATTATTAAATACTTATGATGCATTAAAA